The Fortiea contorta PCC 7126 genome has a segment encoding these proteins:
- a CDS encoding alpha-amylase family glycosyl hydrolase, with amino-acid sequence MTKPIEFELFAPYNKGAALIGSFSDWQDVPMTKGEDGYFRTTVELEDGTYQYKFRVQTNSWFFEPEQWVEVTDPYATDIDELSGKDNAVVRIKDGEKIVDTYVWRYDDNPLPADHELVIYELHVGDFSGGEDDPYARGKYKHVIEKLDYLTDLGINAVELMPIKEYPGDYSWGYNPRHFFATESSYGSTDGLKRLIDECHKRGIRVIMDGIYNHSEASGPLTQIDHDYWYHHSPRDPDNNWGPEFNYEHYDENLETYPARKFIGDTVRFWIEEYHIDGIRYDAARQIANYDFMHWIVQETKKTAGSKPFYNIAEHIPETPSITNLDGPMDGCWHDSFFHTVLAHICGEAFDLENLKDVIDAKRQGFLGATNVVNYLTNHDHEHIMVELANRSIFDEEAFRRAKLGVVILMTAVGVPLIWMGEEFGEYKPKQPESSKIDWTLLGNDLNSSLFEHYKGLVNLRKSSHALYTENIDFIHENAEAKILAYSRWNDEGSRVVVVANFSENFLAGYHVPNFPSGGTWHEWTGNYDVEAGDDGIMTDIGPFEAKVFVWQ; translated from the coding sequence ATGACAAAGCCCATTGAATTTGAATTATTTGCGCCCTACAACAAAGGAGCCGCATTAATTGGCTCGTTTTCTGATTGGCAAGACGTGCCTATGACTAAAGGTGAAGATGGCTATTTTCGTACCACCGTTGAACTAGAAGATGGCACTTATCAATATAAGTTTCGTGTGCAAACAAATTCATGGTTTTTTGAACCAGAACAGTGGGTTGAAGTCACAGATCCCTATGCGACTGATATTGATGAATTAAGCGGAAAAGATAACGCTGTTGTGCGGATTAAAGACGGCGAAAAAATTGTTGATACTTACGTTTGGCGATATGATGATAACCCTCTACCCGCCGACCATGAATTAGTAATTTATGAACTGCATGTGGGAGACTTTTCTGGTGGTGAAGATGACCCCTATGCAAGAGGTAAATACAAACACGTTATCGAAAAATTAGATTATTTAACTGACTTAGGAATCAATGCTGTTGAATTGATGCCAATTAAAGAATACCCCGGCGATTATAGCTGGGGTTATAACCCTCGTCACTTCTTTGCAACTGAATCTAGTTATGGTTCAACAGATGGGTTGAAGCGGCTAATTGACGAGTGTCATAAACGCGGTATTCGCGTCATTATGGATGGGATTTATAACCACTCAGAAGCTTCTGGCCCTTTGACACAAATCGACCACGATTATTGGTATCATCACTCTCCTCGTGACCCCGACAATAACTGGGGGCCTGAGTTTAATTACGAACATTATGACGAGAATTTAGAGACTTATCCTGCAAGAAAATTTATTGGCGATACAGTTCGTTTTTGGATTGAGGAATATCACATTGATGGTATTCGTTATGATGCAGCACGACAAATTGCTAACTATGATTTCATGCACTGGATTGTGCAAGAAACGAAAAAAACTGCAGGTAGCAAACCTTTTTATAATATTGCGGAACACATTCCAGAAACACCAAGCATTACTAATTTAGATGGCCCAATGGATGGTTGCTGGCATGATAGTTTTTTTCATACAGTATTAGCACATATTTGCGGTGAAGCTTTTGATTTGGAAAATCTCAAAGATGTCATTGATGCTAAACGTCAAGGCTTTTTAGGTGCAACCAATGTGGTGAATTATCTCACCAATCACGACCATGAACATATTATGGTGGAATTGGCTAACCGTAGTATTTTTGATGAGGAAGCATTTAGACGAGCTAAGTTAGGGGTAGTTATTTTGATGACGGCCGTTGGTGTACCCTTGATTTGGATGGGTGAAGAATTTGGAGAATATAAACCCAAACAACCTGAATCCTCAAAAATCGACTGGACACTATTAGGAAATGACCTAAATAGCAGCTTATTTGAACACTACAAAGGCTTAGTTAACTTGCGGAAATCTAGCCATGCACTTTACACAGAGAATATCGATTTTATCCATGAAAATGCAGAAGCGAAGATACTAGCTTATAGCCGTTGGAATGATGAAGGTTCTCGTGTGGTGGTAGTAGCCAATTTCTCAGAAAACTTTCTCGCTGGTTATCATGTTCCTAACTTCCCCAGCGGTGGTACATGGCATGAATGGACTGGTAATTATGATGTTGAAGCTGGTGACGATGGTATCATGACTGACATCGGGCCTTTTGAAGCAAAAGTATTCGTTTGGCAGTAA
- a CDS encoding acetate--CoA ligase family protein → MPAQTSTDVIRINARRSDVFDLFNFKYYLGPNPYLDTGALVFDFALTDLREPLPIEDYVSIISDRYPHLANQTYPSYAHLFAHTVSEVVKLDMGLHLHRWSIQPYANYLRLSLQSLHERTTRATVYFIWDWFEAITQREDFHLDEQIVKLQNGFRQSVYGGPTVYALLRTAFEQGIPAFYLWDEGLMQYGYGKKQVRGVATTFDGDSHLDSDFTTRKDDCKAFLQTLGFPTPGGDIVVSLSEAIAVAREIGYPVAIKPVVGHKGIGVTANVQDSDELESAYSRALAAIPETQPTRIIVEKSISGSDFRLLCVDGKFVAATERRPASVVGNGHSTIQELIHQENRKPARLDSPTSPMSKIQHDEAMELYLEAQNLSLNSVIEKDYTVYLRKVANLSAGGISINATHTVHHDNIILAQDIAQYFQLTCLGIDIIAKDLGESWKTGNLAILEINAAPGVLMHLNPSIGESVDVPAYILSTFFASATDARIPIITFNKISVTELQKTIDHILLQHPEWTIGALCRDAVFVNRSEKKFNSDYNSNVQNLLRNPKLDLLITAYPEEILEADGMFYKSSNMVVLDNPTPVEMTLIRDVFDNGTVVIKKGDEISIKRRGLIEDYTLGEDEPFIRVYLKEIGTIL, encoded by the coding sequence ATGCCTGCACAAACAAGCACCGATGTCATCCGCATCAATGCGAGAAGAAGTGATGTGTTTGACCTGTTCAACTTTAAGTATTATCTTGGCCCCAACCCTTATCTAGATACAGGGGCGTTGGTATTTGACTTTGCTCTTACTGATTTGAGAGAACCTCTACCCATAGAAGATTATGTCTCAATTATTAGCGATCGCTATCCTCATCTAGCTAACCAGACATACCCATCTTACGCCCATCTTTTCGCCCATACTGTATCAGAAGTAGTCAAACTCGATATGGGCTTACATCTCCATCGTTGGAGCATCCAGCCATATGCTAATTATCTGCGTCTGAGTCTACAATCCCTCCATGAGCGCACCACCAGAGCCACAGTTTATTTCATCTGGGATTGGTTTGAGGCTATTACTCAACGCGAAGACTTCCACTTAGATGAACAAATCGTCAAACTACAAAACGGATTTCGCCAATCTGTCTATGGAGGCCCCACAGTCTACGCCCTATTGCGAACAGCCTTTGAACAAGGGATTCCCGCATTTTATTTATGGGATGAAGGATTAATGCAATATGGTTACGGAAAAAAACAGGTTCGTGGTGTAGCGACAACATTTGACGGTGATAGCCATTTAGATTCAGATTTCACCACCCGCAAGGATGATTGCAAAGCCTTTTTACAAACTTTAGGTTTTCCCACCCCTGGAGGCGATATCGTCGTTTCCCTCTCAGAAGCAATAGCAGTAGCGAGAGAAATCGGCTATCCAGTAGCGATTAAGCCTGTAGTTGGTCACAAAGGAATCGGTGTCACCGCTAACGTCCAAGACTCAGATGAACTAGAATCTGCTTATAGTAGGGCATTAGCAGCAATTCCCGAAACACAACCCACCCGCATTATTGTCGAGAAAAGTATCTCCGGGTCAGATTTTCGCTTACTCTGCGTCGATGGTAAATTTGTCGCTGCTACCGAACGCCGACCCGCATCAGTTGTTGGTAATGGACACTCAACAATTCAAGAATTAATTCACCAAGAAAACCGCAAACCTGCGCGACTAGATTCACCCACCTCGCCCATGTCTAAAATTCAGCATGATGAAGCGATGGAACTTTATCTAGAAGCACAAAATCTTTCGTTAAATAGTGTGATTGAAAAAGACTATACCGTCTACCTCCGCAAAGTCGCTAACCTTTCCGCGGGCGGTATAAGTATTAATGCCACTCACACAGTTCATCACGACAACATTATCTTAGCCCAAGACATTGCTCAATATTTCCAGTTAACTTGTCTAGGCATTGATATCATTGCTAAAGACCTAGGTGAATCGTGGAAAACCGGGAATTTAGCTATCTTGGAAATTAACGCCGCACCGGGAGTTTTAATGCATCTTAACCCCAGCATTGGTGAAAGTGTTGATGTCCCTGCTTATATTTTATCAACCTTTTTCGCCTCAGCTACAGATGCCAGAATTCCCATTATTACCTTCAATAAAATATCAGTCACAGAACTACAAAAAACCATTGACCATATCCTGTTACAACATCCAGAATGGACTATTGGTGCTCTTTGTCGTGATGCTGTTTTTGTCAATCGTTCCGAAAAAAAATTTAACTCAGACTATAACAGTAATGTCCAAAATTTACTGCGGAACCCCAAACTTGATTTGCTGATTACCGCTTATCCAGAAGAAATCCTCGAAGCCGATGGGATGTTTTATAAAAGCAGCAATATGGTTGTTTTAGATAATCCCACACCTGTAGAAATGACCTTGATACGGGATGTCTTTGATAATGGCACAGTAGTTATTAAAAAAGGAGACGAAATTTCCATCAAACGCAGAGGGTTAATTGAAGACTACACCTTGGGTGAAGACGAACCATTCATCAGAGTTTATTTGAAAGAAATCGGCACAATTTTGTAA
- a CDS encoding DUF1823 family protein, translating to MSDLPPLNTETIRAILEEKIDDVTVNQLVWYYLGYRYDSNTGQWNTTAVSPEWRDEYPQPPDFIDSRPATVKLTRSIPQENKQILKEQLGFKGYKIGEFGPRQTRRATAANWLCSHLQSTNGKLE from the coding sequence ATGTCTGATTTACCACCACTAAACACAGAAACCATCCGGGCGATTCTTGAAGAAAAAATTGATGATGTTACAGTCAATCAGTTGGTATGGTATTACTTAGGCTATCGCTACGACTCCAACACTGGACAATGGAACACAACTGCAGTATCGCCAGAATGGCGAGATGAATATCCACAACCACCAGATTTTATTGATAGTCGCCCCGCCACAGTTAAATTAACTCGCTCTATTCCCCAAGAAAACAAACAAATACTCAAAGAACAACTGGGTTTTAAAGGTTACAAAATAGGTGAATTTGGGCCGCGTCAAACTCGCAGAGCAACGGCTGCAAACTGGTTATGCAGTCATCTACAATCAACTAATGGCAAATTAGAATAG
- a CDS encoding aspartate kinase: protein MLIVQKFGGTSVGSVERIQAVAQRVYQTAKAGNSLVVVVSAMGKTTDGLVKLAHGISTNPNRREMDMLLSTGEQVTIALLSMALQEIGQPAISMTGAQVGIVTEAEHTRARILHVATDRLMRHINLGKVVVVAGFQGIASTEELEITTLGRGGSDTSAVALAAALRADFCEIYTDVPGILTTDPRLVPEAQLMDEITSDEMLELASLGAKVLHPRAVEIARNYGMPLVVRSSWTDQPGTWVKSPPVEGRSLINLEIARPVDGVEFDTDQARVALLRVPDQPGVAARLFGEISRQKVDVDLIIQSIHEGNSNDIAFTVTTPILNRAEAVAAAIAPALKNQTRAAANEAEVMVEHNIAKVSIAGAGMIGRPGVAAQMFASLADAGVNIQMISTSEVKVSCVVAAAECDRAVAALRATFELPENPAQKPTPPLPDLSAPPVRGVALDMNQARLAIRQVLDRPGTAARLFGLLARHNISVDMIIQSQRCRMIDGIPRRDIAFTVARMDGENTQKILSQAAAECGWGEVVLDNAIAKVSIVGSGMVGQPGVAAKMFAALAQNQINIQMIATSEIKISCVVAQEEGVQALQAIHSAFGLAGSEKFVIPA from the coding sequence ATGCTCATAGTCCAGAAATTCGGTGGTACCTCTGTCGGTTCGGTGGAACGTATTCAAGCTGTGGCGCAGCGCGTTTATCAGACTGCGAAGGCGGGAAATTCGCTGGTTGTTGTGGTTTCTGCCATGGGTAAAACCACCGACGGACTGGTAAAGCTGGCTCATGGTATCTCGACCAATCCTAACCGTCGGGAAATGGATATGCTGCTTTCGACTGGGGAGCAAGTCACCATTGCACTACTGAGTATGGCTTTGCAGGAAATCGGACAGCCCGCAATTTCAATGACTGGTGCTCAGGTAGGAATTGTAACTGAAGCTGAACACACCCGCGCGCGGATTTTGCATGTAGCCACCGATCGCCTGATGCGCCACATTAATTTAGGTAAGGTGGTTGTGGTGGCTGGCTTTCAAGGCATAGCGAGTACAGAAGAGTTAGAAATTACTACCTTGGGGCGTGGTGGTTCTGATACTTCGGCGGTGGCTTTAGCGGCGGCACTACGGGCAGATTTTTGTGAAATTTATACAGACGTCCCAGGAATTTTAACTACAGACCCGCGCCTGGTTCCCGAAGCTCAGTTGATGGATGAAATCACCAGTGATGAAATGTTGGAACTGGCGAGCTTGGGCGCCAAGGTGCTACATCCACGAGCGGTGGAAATTGCTCGTAACTATGGTATGCCTTTGGTGGTCAGGTCTAGCTGGACTGACCAGCCGGGAACTTGGGTGAAATCACCGCCTGTGGAAGGGCGATCGCTCATCAATTTAGAAATCGCTCGTCCGGTGGATGGGGTAGAATTTGATACAGACCAAGCCAGGGTAGCGTTGTTGCGAGTACCAGACCAGCCAGGGGTAGCAGCGCGGTTGTTTGGGGAAATATCTCGGCAAAAAGTCGATGTGGATTTGATTATCCAGTCGATTCATGAAGGTAATAGTAATGACATAGCCTTCACAGTAACAACACCAATATTAAACCGAGCAGAAGCAGTAGCTGCAGCGATCGCCCCCGCACTGAAAAATCAAACCCGCGCCGCTGCTAACGAAGCAGAAGTGATGGTAGAGCATAACATCGCTAAGGTGAGCATCGCTGGAGCCGGGATGATTGGGCGTCCTGGTGTCGCCGCGCAGATGTTCGCCAGCCTCGCAGACGCGGGAGTGAACATCCAAATGATTTCCACCAGTGAAGTGAAAGTGAGTTGTGTCGTCGCGGCTGCAGAATGCGATCGCGCCGTCGCCGCACTCCGCGCAACCTTTGAGTTACCAGAGAATCCAGCCCAGAAACCCACCCCACCACTACCTGATCTGAGCGCTCCCCCCGTTCGTGGTGTCGCCCTAGATATGAATCAGGCGCGTCTAGCGATTCGCCAAGTATTAGACCGTCCAGGAACAGCAGCGCGGCTATTTGGCTTATTAGCGCGCCACAACATCAGCGTAGACATGATTATTCAATCTCAACGCTGTCGCATGATTGATGGAATTCCCCGCCGGGATATCGCCTTTACCGTCGCCCGCATGGACGGGGAAAATACCCAGAAGATACTTTCCCAAGCTGCTGCAGAATGTGGATGGGGTGAAGTAGTATTGGATAATGCGATCGCTAAAGTTAGTATCGTCGGTTCCGGGATGGTAGGACAACCAGGCGTAGCCGCGAAAATGTTTGCAGCTTTAGCGCAAAACCAAATTAACATCCAAATGATTGCGACCTCAGAAATCAAAATTAGCTGTGTCGTCGCCCAAGAAGAAGGTGTACAAGCTTTACAAGCTATTCACAGCGCCTTCGGCTTGGCGGGTAGTGAGAAATTTGTCATTCCCGCGTAG
- a CDS encoding 3-deoxy-7-phosphoheptulonate synthase, which produces MHNQLFNANIENSHVLLTPNEVKLKLPLTPSTEHTVLKYRQELEQILDFQDRRKFIVVGPCSIHDPKAALEYSEKLSILSEKVKDKLLLIMRVYFEKPRTTIGWKGLINDPQMDDSFQVENGLLIARSLLLKIADMGLPAGTEALDPIIPQYISELISWSAIGARTTESQTHREMSSGLSMPVGFKNGTDGNIQVALNALQSARNPHNFLGINQYGQVSVFQTKGNAYGHVILRGGNQPNYDAANVKQVEEKLKAANLSPRIVIDCSHGNTNKDYKLQSAVFENVIEQIVDGNNSIVGLMLESNLYAGSQPMNCKREELQYGVSVTDKCIDWEETEKVILAAYEKLN; this is translated from the coding sequence ATGCACAACCAACTATTCAACGCTAACATTGAGAATTCTCACGTTTTATTAACTCCCAACGAAGTAAAACTGAAATTACCTCTAACTCCTTCCACTGAACACACGGTTTTAAAATATAGGCAAGAACTAGAACAAATTCTGGACTTTCAAGACCGCAGAAAATTTATTGTAGTTGGGCCTTGTTCAATTCACGACCCCAAAGCAGCTCTAGAATATTCTGAAAAACTAAGTATTTTGTCTGAAAAAGTCAAAGATAAGCTGCTGTTGATTATGCGGGTGTATTTTGAAAAACCCAGAACAACTATAGGATGGAAAGGATTGATTAATGATCCCCAAATGGACGATTCTTTCCAGGTAGAAAATGGTTTATTAATTGCCAGAAGTTTACTTTTAAAGATTGCGGATATGGGCTTACCTGCGGGTACGGAAGCTCTCGATCCTATCATACCACAATACATTAGTGAATTAATTTCTTGGTCGGCAATTGGTGCGCGCACAACTGAATCACAAACCCACCGAGAAATGTCTAGTGGACTATCAATGCCTGTGGGTTTTAAAAATGGCACTGATGGTAATATTCAAGTAGCTTTAAATGCCTTACAATCAGCCAGAAATCCACATAATTTCTTGGGCATTAATCAATATGGACAAGTAAGTGTATTCCAAACTAAGGGTAACGCTTATGGTCATGTGATTCTACGAGGTGGTAATCAACCTAATTATGATGCTGCAAATGTTAAACAGGTAGAAGAAAAATTAAAAGCAGCAAATTTATCACCCAGAATAGTCATTGACTGTAGCCACGGCAATACAAATAAGGATTACAAGTTACAATCTGCTGTATTTGAAAATGTGATTGAACAAATAGTAGATGGTAACAATTCTATAGTCGGGTTGATGCTGGAATCTAATTTATATGCAGGTAGTCAACCGATGAATTGCAAGCGAGAGGAGTTGCAATATGGTGTTTCGGTGACGGATAAATGTATTGACTGGGAAGAGACAGAAAAAGTAATTTTAGCAGCTTACGAGAAGCTTAATTAA
- a CDS encoding HNH endonuclease produces MSVYIPIELQRRIRNHFVNCCAYCRSAESLTVTIFEFEHIIPRSASGRTSFENLCLACPSCNRYKASRQTAIDPVTEQEVSLFHPQQQLWIDHFAWNEDNTEIMGLTSVARATISALKMNRPQLIRVRRMWVKMGEHPPTI; encoded by the coding sequence GTGAGCGTTTATATTCCTATCGAGTTACAACGACGCATTCGCAATCATTTTGTCAATTGTTGTGCTTACTGCCGTAGTGCTGAATCTCTAACAGTTACTATATTTGAGTTCGAGCATATCATTCCTCGCTCGGCTAGTGGAAGAACAAGCTTTGAAAATCTTTGCTTGGCTTGTCCATCTTGCAATCGCTACAAAGCATCACGCCAAACAGCAATTGACCCCGTTACTGAACAGGAAGTTTCTTTGTTTCATCCACAGCAACAATTATGGATAGACCATTTTGCTTGGAATGAGGATAATACAGAAATTATGGGACTCACATCTGTTGCTAGAGCCACAATCTCTGCTTTAAAAATGAATCGTCCACAATTAATTCGTGTACGCCGAATGTGGGTAAAGATGGGAGAACATCCGCCCACAATTTGA
- a CDS encoding DUF928 domain-containing protein has product MKNHIQITSVLTLIFLVNFPQAIASPVKLVPPRPDRQASASPVKFVPPPPPDRGAAGDRGGAASRGCGNNNQSLMAIVPVYEQTINQQPGQTVSVTKVWGLTTSEHPSFWFFVPYNISAIASTEFILKDESQKSSKTIYKTTVASPPTPGIINIRLPSNIPPLQTEKMYRWFFKLKVKCDTQQTEQLQYAEGWIQRMKPNSSLAELLPQTTPQQQIGLYAENGIWYDALSTLAELRLAKPQDPTLTAQWTSLLNSAGLENLVSQPLVNLSVPQR; this is encoded by the coding sequence ATGAAAAATCATATACAAATTACTTCAGTATTAACACTAATATTTCTGGTGAACTTTCCGCAAGCGATCGCATCTCCAGTCAAACTTGTACCACCACGACCAGACAGACAAGCCAGCGCATCTCCAGTCAAATTTGTACCACCACCACCACCAGACAGAGGAGCAGCAGGCGATCGTGGGGGAGCAGCCAGTCGCGGGTGTGGAAACAACAATCAGTCCCTCATGGCCATAGTTCCCGTCTACGAGCAGACAATTAACCAACAGCCAGGACAAACCGTTTCCGTCACCAAAGTTTGGGGATTAACAACCAGCGAACATCCCAGCTTTTGGTTTTTTGTCCCCTACAATATCTCTGCGATCGCTAGCACAGAATTCATCCTCAAAGATGAATCCCAAAAATCAAGTAAAACTATATACAAAACCACAGTCGCATCACCACCAACACCAGGAATTATCAACATCCGACTACCATCAAATATCCCGCCATTACAAACAGAGAAGATGTATCGCTGGTTCTTTAAATTAAAAGTAAAATGTGACACACAACAAACCGAACAACTACAGTATGCAGAAGGTTGGATACAGCGAATGAAACCAAACTCCAGTTTGGCAGAACTTCTCCCGCAAACAACCCCCCAGCAACAAATAGGACTTTATGCAGAAAACGGTATATGGTACGATGCCCTCTCTACCTTAGCAGAACTCCGCCTCGCCAAGCCCCAAGACCCAACACTAACAGCACAGTGGACAAGCCTACTCAACTCAGCAGGGTTAGAAAATTTAGTTTCACAACCCCTAGTTAACCTCAGCGTACCTCAGCGTTAA
- a CDS encoding acylphosphatase translates to MPNPTPTPKLIRAHVFISGRVQGVGYRYATVETASQLGLTGWVRNLPDNRVEAVFEGAQPIVDEMVRWCHAGPPAAMVKSVVVEYEVWEGLRGFEVRRCE, encoded by the coding sequence ATGCCAAATCCTACACCAACGCCAAAGCTAATCCGCGCCCATGTGTTCATTTCTGGTCGAGTCCAGGGGGTGGGATATCGCTACGCTACTGTGGAGACAGCTAGCCAATTAGGATTAACTGGTTGGGTGCGAAATCTTCCAGATAATCGTGTGGAAGCAGTTTTTGAAGGAGCGCAGCCAATTGTAGACGAGATGGTGCGCTGGTGTCACGCGGGCCCGCCTGCTGCTATGGTGAAAAGTGTGGTGGTTGAATACGAGGTGTGGGAAGGGCTGCGAGGATTTGAAGTGAGACGGTGTGAATGA
- a CDS encoding CHASE2 domain-containing protein produces the protein MGKLVILKFGEGNFQQGFSVTLQIGDENARPSAEIIGELPPNLEIPLLYENWQSIYRHLDLPARPIGLPKQIMPVATLADCEQAAAKLKITLNNWLKSDSFRSIREKWLEKLILADNIRVILQTNNLQLQKLPWHFWDLIELYSQAEIALSAPIYEQVYRPANPLKKVKILAILGNSQGIDIAADRAILEQLNDANITFLVEPKCQDLTEQLWEESWQILFFAGHSSSQEAGETGQIYINQTESLKISELKFALKKAVERGLKLAIFNSCDGLGLAREFASLQIPQLIVMREPVPDVVAQEFLKHFLSAFSRGESLYLSVREARERLQGLEKKFPCATWLPVICQNPGEMSVSWRELTGRIRPEQLKLRQHLSVMLLASVIISALTVGIRYLGILQPLELQAFDHLLRLRPQEPPDSRLLVVTVTEDDVQAQAQEQGRGSLSDKSLDQLLEKLEVHQPTAIGLDIYRDYPVGKDYPSLAARMRNSDRLIPVCQVSNPQAGKPGVQPPPEVPQERLGFSDITLDPDNVVRRHLLALTPPPASACAAPYSLSMQLALRYLYTKGIQLEFTPDGVWKLGKIQLKPLETHTGGYQKIDALGHQILLNYRSSRSPQAIAPQITLQQALRGKLSTSALKDKIILIGTTAESFNDYPLTPYATSQGNSQAIPGVVLQAQMVSQILSAVLDGRPLLWTWALWGEVMWIWGWSSSGILVAWYLRQSRGIAIAIATACQLVILSAMCLILLTFFSCWVPLIPTTLALIGSNSVVAIRVWGKVINIK, from the coding sequence GTGGGTAAGTTAGTCATCTTAAAATTTGGAGAAGGCAATTTTCAGCAGGGCTTTTCTGTTACACTCCAAATTGGTGATGAAAATGCGCGCCCCAGTGCGGAAATTATCGGTGAGTTACCGCCAAATTTAGAAATTCCGCTGCTTTATGAGAATTGGCAATCAATTTATCGTCATCTGGATTTACCAGCACGTCCTATTGGTTTACCAAAGCAAATCATGCCAGTTGCAACTTTAGCAGATTGCGAGCAAGCAGCGGCTAAATTAAAAATTACCTTAAATAATTGGCTCAAATCTGACTCTTTTCGCTCCATCCGCGAGAAATGGTTAGAAAAGCTTATATTAGCTGATAATATTCGCGTAATTTTACAAACAAATAACCTACAATTACAAAAATTACCTTGGCATTTTTGGGATTTAATTGAGCTTTATTCTCAGGCTGAAATTGCTCTCAGTGCACCTATTTATGAACAAGTTTATCGTCCGGCTAATCCTCTAAAAAAAGTAAAAATTCTCGCAATTTTAGGTAACAGTCAGGGAATTGATATTGCAGCAGACAGAGCTATTTTAGAACAATTGAACGATGCCAATATCACTTTTTTAGTTGAGCCAAAATGTCAAGATTTAACTGAACAATTATGGGAGGAAAGTTGGCAAATTCTCTTCTTCGCTGGACATAGTTCTAGTCAAGAAGCAGGAGAAACTGGACAAATTTATATCAATCAAACAGAAAGTCTCAAAATTAGTGAGTTAAAATTTGCTTTAAAAAAAGCAGTGGAACGGGGGCTAAAATTAGCAATTTTTAACTCTTGTGATGGTTTGGGACTAGCGCGGGAGTTTGCGTCTTTACAAATTCCCCAATTAATAGTTATGCGAGAACCCGTCCCTGACGTTGTAGCGCAGGAGTTTTTGAAGCATTTTTTATCAGCTTTTTCTCGTGGTGAATCTTTGTATTTATCGGTGCGGGAAGCGCGAGAACGTTTGCAAGGATTGGAAAAAAAATTCCCTTGTGCTACTTGGCTACCTGTGATTTGCCAAAATCCAGGCGAGATGTCGGTGAGTTGGCGCGAATTAACTGGGCGTATTCGTCCAGAGCAATTAAAACTACGACAACACCTATCCGTCATGCTCCTAGCCAGCGTCATTATATCTGCGTTAACGGTAGGAATACGGTATTTAGGAATACTACAACCATTAGAATTACAAGCATTTGATCATCTTTTACGGTTGCGTCCCCAAGAACCCCCTGATTCTCGCTTACTGGTTGTGACTGTGACTGAAGATGATGTCCAAGCACAAGCCCAAGAACAAGGACGAGGTTCGCTTTCCGACAAATCTCTCGATCAACTTTTGGAAAAATTGGAGGTTCATCAACCAACGGCGATTGGTTTGGATATCTACCGAGATTATCCTGTGGGCAAGGATTATCCCAGTTTAGCAGCGCGGATGCGAAACAGCGATCGCCTAATTCCCGTCTGTCAAGTCAGCAATCCCCAAGCTGGAAAACCTGGTGTCCAACCACCGCCCGAAGTTCCTCAAGAACGTCTAGGCTTCAGTGATATTACCCTAGATCCCGATAATGTGGTGCGGCGTCACCTCTTAGCTTTGACTCCCCCACCCGCATCTGCTTGTGCTGCACCGTACAGTTTAAGTATGCAGTTAGCATTGCGCTACTTATACACTAAGGGAATTCAACTAGAATTTACTCCTGATGGAGTTTGGAAACTGGGAAAAATTCAACTTAAACCTTTAGAAACACATACAGGAGGGTATCAAAAAATAGATGCTTTAGGACATCAAATTTTATTAAATTATCGCTCCTCCCGTTCTCCACAAGCGATAGCACCCCAAATCACGCTGCAACAAGCATTGAGAGGTAAACTGAGCACATCCGCACTCAAAGACAAAATTATCCTCATCGGCACAACAGCCGAAAGTTTTAATGACTACCCTCTAACTCCCTACGCCACCAGCCAAGGAAACTCACAAGCCATACCAGGAGTGGTTTTGCAGGCACAAATGGTTAGTCAAATACTGAGTGCGGTTTTAGACGGGCGTCCTTTGTTATGGACATGGGCACTATGGGGCGAAGTGATGTGGATTTGGGGTTGGTCTAGCAGCGGCATTCTTGTTGCTTGGTATCTGCGACAATCAAGAGGAATAGCGATCGCCATAGCAACAGCGTGTCAATTAGTAATTTTATCGGCTATGTGCCTAATTTTACTAACATTCTTTAGTTGTTGGGTGCCCTTAATTCCTACAACACTAGCCTTAATTGGGAGCAATAGTGTAGTAGCTATTAGGGTATGGGGGAAAGTCATAAACATCAAATAA